A DNA window from Fibrobacterota bacterium contains the following coding sequences:
- a CDS encoding radical SAM protein — MRKLRVQLTDACNFRCFYCMPEGTRFHPSADLLPPEEIALVSRIMNGMGIEEVRVTGGEPTVRPEFDRIMSLLGEIPWSKFGLTSNGFLLKSKLQMLKALNCLHLNISLDSLDPERFRAITGSPRHDEVYACILAAREMGFDVKVNAIVFRGMNDDELPAFARFSAEHGIEVRFLELMKVGPADARHGELFVSADEMLARLRERDELIPVNVPVDSTAFSYRTAAGGRLGFIASESKPFCGACSRLRLSATGRLRACLFSEAGLELRGKDAFDYPEILQRVMALKPEGRLPRILQPMNQIGG, encoded by the coding sequence ATGCGGAAGCTACGCGTCCAATTGACGGATGCGTGCAATTTCCGGTGTTTCTATTGCATGCCCGAGGGAACCCGGTTCCACCCCTCCGCGGACCTGCTTCCCCCCGAAGAAATCGCTTTGGTCTCCCGGATCATGAACGGAATGGGTATCGAAGAGGTGCGTGTCACCGGCGGCGAGCCGACGGTGCGCCCGGAGTTCGATCGCATCATGTCTCTCCTAGGGGAAATCCCGTGGTCCAAATTCGGGCTCACGTCCAACGGTTTCCTCCTCAAATCCAAGTTGCAGATGCTGAAGGCGCTTAACTGCCTGCACCTCAATATCAGCCTGGATAGCCTTGATCCGGAACGGTTCCGCGCCATCACGGGAAGCCCGCGCCACGATGAGGTCTACGCTTGCATCCTGGCCGCGCGGGAAATGGGATTCGACGTGAAAGTGAATGCCATCGTATTCCGCGGAATGAACGATGATGAGCTTCCGGCCTTCGCGCGTTTCTCGGCCGAACACGGGATCGAAGTCCGCTTCCTGGAATTGATGAAGGTCGGCCCCGCGGATGCCCGTCATGGCGAATTGTTCGTTTCCGCGGATGAAATGCTGGCCCGCCTCCGGGAACGGGATGAACTTATCCCGGTGAACGTCCCGGTCGACTCGACCGCCTTTTCCTACCGCACGGCCGCCGGGGGGCGCCTCGGCTTTATCGCCTCGGAATCCAAACCCTTTTGCGGCGCCTGCTCGCGCCTCCGGCTTTCGGCGACGGGGCGTCTGCGCGCCTGCCTTTTCTCCGAGGCCGGATTGGAATTGCGCGGCAAGGACGCATTCGACTATCCGGAAATCCTGCAGCGGGTCATGGCGCTAAAGCCGGAAGGCCGCCTCCCCCGCATCCTCCAGCCTATGAACCAGATCGGCGGCTGA